A genomic segment from Diadema setosum chromosome 11, eeDiaSeto1, whole genome shotgun sequence encodes:
- the LOC140234960 gene encoding uncharacterized protein: protein MSSSCYTHATLFRRTRYLGSRIHYYTNSSSTFQLELLQVYTEYNCTSKDSWCYFSAFQSFSAQSGDIETNPGPDKDHGAKRKTISGLLFNARSVRHKMPDLLAHMATNPVDILSVCESWLNNTCDTIELGFPDNYVIFRRDREDVLVMHGKGGGGVLTAVHATLCPRRLNMLEHPNLEMTCVEIVIGNSKWLLVSMYRPPNAAADTWEALQECIDNVQRVSSDFSGILLVGDLNVDLLNRHSPDSTRLLSILNTLDASQLVSSITRPSRDDPMSGSLIDHLFTKRPDVFLHADVCPNPVPSDHHGVFFEIKSTKMFSTNPVIREFMLFNKGDFSHLNRLLQLVPWSLYLDPDDANASWEGFLDIFDAAVRDAIPRTKKRSTRFRPWITREIKHMINRKRKLFRRARRTELSSDWSAFRAIRNQVKYHTRAPYWHYVNNMFSLPDNRKRFFAFVRERKRHSPPPVLVVDDHVIRNPADIANGYLATFQRYFTGGQEVPAEPPKCQFPISSMESLDISVADVYRKLLTLKAKKSSRA, encoded by the coding sequence ATGTCTTCATCATGTTACACACATGCTACACTGTTCCGCCGTACCAGGTATTTAGGCTCAAGAATACACTACTACACTAACTCTTCATCTACCTTTCAGCTAGAACTTCTTCAAGTTTACACTGAATACAACTGCACTTCAAAAGATTCATGGTGCTACTTCTCCGCCTTTCAGTCTTTCTCCGCCCAGTCTGGGGATATTGAGACCAACCCAGGTCCTGACAAAGACCATGGTGCGAAAAGGAAAACAATCTCTGGTCTGCTGTTCAATGCCCGCTCTGTTCGACACAAAATGCCAGATCTGCTAGCTCATATGGCTACAAACCCGGTTGATATATTGTCTGTTTGCGAAAGTTGGCTCAACAACACATGCGATACAATTGAACTAGGTTTTCCTGACAACTACGTGATCTTTCGAAGGGACAGGGAAGACGTCCTAGTTATGCACGGCAAAGGTGGAGGTGGTGTTCTCACGGCTGTTCATGCAACACTCTGTCCACGTCGCCTGAACATGTTGGAACACCCAAACCTCGAAATGACCTGTGTCGAGATTGTCATTGGTAACTCAAAGTGGCTCTTGGTGTCCATGTATCGTCCACCAAATGCAGCAGCTGATACATGGGAAGCTTTGCAAGAATGCATTGACAATGTCCAAAGAGTATCGTCAGATTTCTCAGGTATCCTACTTGTTGGTGACCTTAATGTGGATTTGCTGAATCGACACTCACCTGATTCCACTCGTCTGCTGTCCATACTTAACACATTGGATGCTTCTCAACTCGTTAGTTCTATTACTCGGCCTTCACGCGACGATCCTATGTCTGGATCGTTGATTGATCATCTCTTTACCAAACGCCCTGATGTCTTTCTGCATGCAGATGTATGTCCAAATCCGGTTCCGAGTGACCATCATGGTGTCTTCTTTGAAATAAAGTCTACAAAGATGTTTTCGACTAATCCTGTAATTCGTGAGTTCATGCTTTTCAACAAAGGGGACTTTTCTCATCTAAATCGCCTACTGCAGCTCGTCCCATGGAGTCTATATCTGGACCCTGATGACGCCAATGCATCCTGGGAAGGATTTTTAGACATCTTCGACGCCGCTGTTAGGGATGCAATTCCCAGAACCAAGAAACGCTCTACCAGATTCAGACCTTGGATTACTAGAGAGATCAAACATATGATCAACAGGAAACGCAAGCTGTTCAGAAGAGCTAGGAGGACTGAGCTCTCGAGTGACTGGTCTGCGTTTCGTGCAATTCGCAACCAGGTGAAATACCACACCAGAGCGCCATATTGGCACTACGTCAACAATATGTTCTCTCTCCCTGACAACCGTAAACGGTTCTTTGCATTTGTCAGGGAAAGGAAAAGACACTCTCCTCCTCCGGTTCTTGTAGTTGACGACCATGTGATCAGGAACCCAGCTGATATTGCAAATGGGTATCTTGCCACTTTTCAAAGATACTTTACTGGAGGCCAAGAGGTACCCGCTGAACCTCCAAAGTGCCAGTTTCCCATAAGTTCCATGGAATCACTTGACATTTCTGTAGCGGATGTCTACCGGAAACTGCTCACTCTCAAAGCCAAAAAAAGTTCCAGGGCCTGA